The following is a genomic window from Rhodothermus profundi.
AGCGTGTTGCAGAATTCCCGTATCGTCAGTCAGTCGCTTCAGATGGTCTAATTTGAGCATGGGGAGGTCCCCGGGTCGCTGGTTCAGGGCCGGGATAGCCACGCGCGTGCGCGTCGTGCCGGTGGCCCGGGCTCGCTTAAAGCTTTCCAGGTAGCGCTGCGCCACGACTGGCCAGATCATCTGGCGGCCATACAGGTAGGCACGCTTTCGAATGGCGTGGCGTTCGGCCTCGTTGTCCAGCAGCCGGTTGATCGCCTTCGCGATAGCGTCTGCGTCCCGGAATGGTACCAGAATACCGCGCCCATCCGCAAGTAGCTCTTCTGCGTGCCAGTAGGGCGTTGAAATGACCGCTTTGCCGCAACCTACGGTATAGGCCAGCGTGCCCGAGGTAATCTGCTCGCGGTTCAGGTAGGGTGTCAGGTAAATGTCTGCCGCCCCGATGAATTCGACCAGCTCCTCTAAACTGACAAATCGATTGTGAAAGATCACATGCTCCTCAATGCCCAGCTCCCGCACGCGACGTTGTAGAAAGAGCCGATAGCTCTCGCCCTCTACCTGGCGTACGTGGGGATGAGTAGCGCCCAGTACGATGTAAACGACGTGGGGATGCCGTTCCAGTACAGCCGGCAGAGCTTCGATGACATACTCAATACCTTTGTTACGGGAAAGAAGTCCAAATGTTAGCAATACGATTTTGCCTTCAACCCCGAAGCGATCCTTGTAAAAGTTGGGGTCCACAAACGGCACATCCGGAATGCCATGGGGGATCAAATCAATTTTGCTTTCCGGCACCCCATAGATTGATTGAAGAAACTCTTTTCCACGCTGCGTCATGACCACCACGCGGTCCGAGAGCGCCGCGAGTTCTTCCAGCACGGCCCGTTGCTCCGCATCGGGTTCCCGCAGAATAGTATGCAGCGTGGTGACAACCGGCATGCGCAGCTCGCGCACCAGCGTCAGCACATGGCTGCCGGCTGGTCCCCCGAAAATGCCATATTCATGCTGTAAGCAGACAACGTCTACGTCGTTGATGTTGAGAAACTCGGCAGCGCGCCGATAGGCAGTCAGATCCTCTTCTGGAATTTCAAACCGAACCCGTGGGGGGTAAGCATATCCGTCGGTGCGGTCATTAATCGGCACCGCAAAACAGGTAAGCTCAGAAGCAGCCGCCGCTACGGCCTCGCACAGATCCGTCGTAAAGGTAGCAATGCCGCACTGACGCGGCAGATAATTGCCGACGAAGGCAACGCGCCGTATGCGAGCACCCTCCATAGAAACCGGATCCGGATGGTTGATAGGACCCAGCGGTACGTTTGAAGAACTGATCGCCCGCTCTGCATAAACGTTCCTGAAAAAATGGCAAAACGGCCGACGTTAAGCCGGCCGTTGCCATATTGTAACGTTGTGGTGTTCCTCAAACAAGGCGGGCATGCAATTCAATGACCGGCACCGATGCCAGCGCCTTTGAAATGGGGCAGCCCTCCTTGGCCGCTTCTGCGTGCTCCAGGAAGGTCTGCTCATCCAGCCCTGGTGCTTCCACTTCCGTATGCAGCTCCACCTTGCTGACTCGCGGCCCGTCTCCCGTCATTTCCAGATGCACACGCGCTTCTGTCTGCACACGGCGTGGCGTGTGGCCAGCCTGATCCAGCCGATGGGCCAGGGCCATCGAAAAGCAGCCCGCATGCGCCGCTGCAAGCAGTTCTTCTGGATTGGTGCCTTCCCCTTCTTCAAAGCGCGAAACAAATGTGTAGGCTCCTTCGAACGGACCAAAAGCGATGCTTCCCTTTCCTTCGCGCAGATTGCCGTTCCAGACGGCCTGTGCTTTACGTACCGGCATAGGACAGACAGGTTTTGGTGATTGGCAGCAGATACAAATTGTAAGATAAGTCCTTTTTTCAGAGAAAAGGCAAAGCGTACGTGCAAATGTTATATTAAGGCCAGCAACCTTCCTCCCTTTGGAGAAGGGACGGGTCTTTCCCTGATAGCTCTGAGGTGATGGTACAGATTGGCCTGACGACTGCCTTCGACGGCAACCGCCAGCAAATAGACTATGCCTACGTGCAGGCGCTGGAAAAAGCGGGCGCGCTCCCGGTATTGCTTCCGATAATTCGCTCCCAGGCTCCTGCTCGGCTGTTTGCCCGGCAGTTGGATGGGCTCGTTGTGCCCGGAGGTCCTGCCGTGACGGATGGCCTGATCGGAACGCTTCCCGATGACCTGGACCCGCCACAGCCGCTGCGCACTGAAAGCGACCGATACTATCTGGAGGCCTTCCTGGAAGCCGGTAAACCCATTCTGGGCATCTGCTATGGCATGCAGTTGCTCAATGCGGTCCTGGGCGGCACCCTGTATGCCGACGTGCAGCGACAACGCAAGGACGTACTGCCCCACAGCCCCAAACGCGGAGGGCAGCAGCATGCCCTTGCCATAACCCCCGATACCCACCTTGCCCGCCTGGTAGGTCAGCTTACCTGGCAGGTCAACACGCGTCACCTCCAGGCTGTGGCCACGGTAGGCCAGGGACTCCGCATCAGCGCCCGCGCTCCTGACGGCGTAATTGAGGCCATCGAATCACCGGACGGCCGTCTCGTAGGCGTACAGTTTCACCCTGAGCGGATGGGAACCGAAGGATTAATTTTGTTTCGCCACCTGGTCAGCCAGGCCGAAAAATTTGCTGCCCGCAGCGTCTGACACCCCAATTGGTACGCATTTCGCCGCGATTATAGGGTGTAGTCTGATCGCAGGTTGGCAGCCTACGTAAGTTCCCATGATGCGACCGCATGCCTGGCGCCTTTTATGGGTAGCCGTCCTGGGAGGCATCGTGTCAGTCAATCTGCCGCAACTTGCCGCAGCAATCCGAACATATCTCCTGCCTCCTGATTCGGCCAGTTTGCCCTCTGCTCCTGCCTCCCCGCCCCGTAACCATTCCGTTCTTTCCCTGGGCGCCTTGGCTTTTGACCTGCATCCTGATGTTCGCTACGGGCCGTACTTTACCGGCGTGCTGACTCCCTCAGACCGCTCCCTTGCTGCGGCTTCTCTGTTGCCTGCGTTTCAGCATTTGCTCACGCAGTACACGTTGCGCCAGGCCGTTGACGACAACTTTACCCTCCGCATTTATGACGGCCGCAGCGGAACGCTGCTGGTTCGGTATGAGCTAACCGACATACGGCAACGCTACCAGGCAACCGGCCACGCCGACTGGGATCAAGTAGATCGCCTGCGTCGAGACATAACCCGTTCCCTTCTGGATCGTCTGGTTGCCCGCGGCTTCCCACGCCGCGATCTCGTTGTGCGCTGGGGACGCGCTAACCAGGTGCAAGAAGCCTTTATGCGGGCAGTCCCCTACCTTGAGTATGAAATCCGGCTGGCTCGAACGCTCAATCTAAGCCTGCTCAGCACAGCGGTCAGCATCGTAGAGACGTTTAGCGATGACCGGCGGGTCTCACCAGCCGGTGCACGCAGTCGCTATCAGCTTATGCCCTACCTGTTGCGCCAATATGATCTTCACCATTACACGCTACGCACAGCGGCTGGCACCCGAGTGCGCATACGCGAAGCATGGCATCCCCTGCTGACCATGGAACCGGCCTTTCTGGTCATGCGCAGTTATGCCAATGCAGTAGGCCACGAAGTGCCCGGCCTTTCTGCTTACCATACCGGACCAGCCAATCTCTTTCGTCTCTACCGCCTGTTTCTCACCCGGGGTCTTGATTACCTGCAGCCTGGAACCACCGTGCTGGATGCCTATCTCTGGGCGATAACCGAAGGGTTTAACGAACTGGCCCGCCGCACAACCTTCCGGGAATATTCACGAGGTTACATCCCGTCTCTCTACGGTACGCTCCGCGCGCTGGAACACCTGCCGCTCGACACCAGCCGTACCATACGCGCCGAGCTGGTGCAGATAACCACTTCGGATCCGTTCTACCTGAGCGACCTGCTTACGCTGCTGCGTACAACGGGAGCCGATACGCTGGACTGGCGGGTAGGCAATTCGGCAACCAGCCTTTACAACCGATTCCGCCTACTCAACCCGCATTTTGATTTACCAGAGGTACCTGACAGCGCGAACGTTCCCCCGACAGGGGATGTCCTTTTTGCAATAACGGAAACTAAGCATCCTATCCGTATTTTCCTTCCCCTGGGCACCACCCAACGCCTCCGGCAGCTTGGATTCCAGGGCCTGCGCCTCCTGCAGCGCTTCGACCACACCACCTTCACCCCGGCTTCCCCTTCTCACCGAACTCAATGGGATCAGGCGTACGCCCAACTCCTCCACGACATCCAACGCTTCGGCTTTACGTTCGCCAACCGTATCCGACTGGACACGCTCGTCGCACGTTTTACCCACCTGGCCGCTGCCCTTCCTTCCCCCTACCGGCAACGTCAGCTTCGAATTATCCGCACCCACGCCTACCTGTGGCAGTTCGATGCCTGGGAACAACTGGCCCATGCT
Proteins encoded in this region:
- a CDS encoding glycosyltransferase family 4 protein, with protein sequence MEGARIRRVAFVGNYLPRQCGIATFTTDLCEAVAAAASELTCFAVPINDRTDGYAYPPRVRFEIPEEDLTAYRRAAEFLNINDVDVVCLQHEYGIFGGPAGSHVLTLVRELRMPVVTTLHTILREPDAEQRAVLEELAALSDRVVVMTQRGKEFLQSIYGVPESKIDLIPHGIPDVPFVDPNFYKDRFGVEGKIVLLTFGLLSRNKGIEYVIEALPAVLERHPHVVYIVLGATHPHVRQVEGESYRLFLQRRVRELGIEEHVIFHNRFVSLEELVEFIGAADIYLTPYLNREQITSGTLAYTVGCGKAVISTPYWHAEELLADGRGILVPFRDADAIAKAINRLLDNEAERHAIRKRAYLYGRQMIWPVVAQRYLESFKRARATGTTRTRVAIPALNQRPGDLPMLKLDHLKRLTDDTGILQHATYSVPNYNEGYTTDDNARALIVAVLVEELGGKTATEAPELATRYLAFLWHAFNPETGRFRNFLDYNRNWLEAVGSEDSHARALWGLGYVVGRSRRTGLWKLAGRLFEEALPAALRFANPRAWAFTILGIQEYLRRFYGDRTAQQARKKLADRLFKLYQKHRRDDWRWFEDRLTYANARLPQALMMAGKWTDRSEWVEAGLEALRWLVHVQLDEQGYFAPIGNDGFYVQGQQRPYFDQQPIEANATVSACLEAYRITNDAFWYREAQRAFDWFLGRNQLGLPLYDPSTGGCYDGLQPNGVNENQGAESTLAFLLSLLEMKLAEAYLPLQQKGVEPKTARSLQPAIPAGSVEV
- a CDS encoding OsmC family protein, coding for MPVRKAQAVWNGNLREGKGSIAFGPFEGAYTFVSRFEEGEGTNPEELLAAAHAGCFSMALAHRLDQAGHTPRRVQTEARVHLEMTGDGPRVSKVELHTEVEAPGLDEQTFLEHAEAAKEGCPISKALASVPVIELHARLV
- a CDS encoding gamma-glutamyl-gamma-aminobutyrate hydrolase family protein, with translation MVQIGLTTAFDGNRQQIDYAYVQALEKAGALPVLLPIIRSQAPARLFARQLDGLVVPGGPAVTDGLIGTLPDDLDPPQPLRTESDRYYLEAFLEAGKPILGICYGMQLLNAVLGGTLYADVQRQRKDVLPHSPKRGGQQHALAITPDTHLARLVGQLTWQVNTRHLQAVATVGQGLRISARAPDGVIEAIESPDGRLVGVQFHPERMGTEGLILFRHLVSQAEKFAARSV